The sequence below is a genomic window from Streptomyces sp. NBC_00582.
GAGGCGATCCAGCGCGCCCTGGCCCCCACCGAGCCACCGGCACACCCCGCACCCCCCACCACCCACCCACCGGCCACGCCCGTCCCGACGGACATCCAGCGGCTCCTGGCCCCCCGTCAGTCACCGGCACACCCCACACCGACCACCCCCGTTCCGGAAGCGATCCAGCGCGCCCTGGCCCCCAGCATCCAGCCACCGGCCCCGCTCACCGGCACACCGACCGCCCGCCCCACCACGCCGTACGCGACCTCCGGTCCCCGTGTCCAGCGCCGCCCGGTCGCCGCTCCCGTACCCCTCCGCCGCCCCACCCCCGGCACCGACCGCGTCCCCGTGGTCCAGCCGCGTGCCGCCTCCTTCACCACCCCGTCCCTCCCGGCACCACCCGCCCCCACCCCGCAGCCGCCCCTTCCCGCGCCCGCACCCGCGCCGCCCACCGCCCTCACCCCGCCGCCCACCTCCGCCGTCCAGCGGCGCGCAGCTCTCACACCCCCTCCGGCCGCCGCCCGAACCCCGGTCACACCGCCCCCCGGCCCGCGTCAGGGAGCCGGCGTCGAGCCCGCCGAAACCCGCACCACCCCCCAGCCCCCCGCCTTCGACCCCCGCGCCCTCACCGACTTCCAGCTGGACGAACTGACCCACCGCCTCACCGGCCGCATCACCCGCCTCCTGCGCACCGAACTCCGCCTGGACCGCGAACGGATCGGCAGACTCCGCGACCCCCGCCACTGACCACCACGGACCCCACCGACCGCCTCCGCCCCCAGAAAGGCCAGACCCCTCGATGTCCCGCGATCTCGACCCGGGCTCCACCATCTTCTTCACCCTGACCATCGACGGCGAGAGCCTCGGTTACTTCAACGGGTGCGAGGGCCTGTCCTCCCAGGTGGAGATCGAGCACCGCCAGGAAGGCGGGAACAACGGCTTCGTCTGGGCGCTGCCCTCCCGCGTCACCTTCTCCACCATCCGCCTCACCCGCCCCCTCACCCCGGACACCGCCAAGGTGGCCAAGTGGATCTCCTCGATCACCACCGGTGTGACCCGGCCGACCGCGCAGATCGCGGCGCTGCGGGCGGACGGTTCGGAGGTGGCCAAGTGGGGGCTCATCGACGTGCTCCCGGTCAGCTGGCAGGGCCCCTCCCTGGACCCCGCGAACCCGGGCGTCGCCACGGAGGTCCTGGAGATCACGCACCACGGTTTCACCGACTAGGACGGGAAGGGGACCCGACAACATGGCCAAGGGCAGCAGGAGCGGGGCGGGCAAGAGCCTGGTCCGCGCGACCCTCTCCATCCACGAACCGCCGGTCGGCACCAGCACCACCCCGGGCGGGCTGCGCAAGTCGTTCGAGTTCGAGTTCAATCCGGCGCAGTTGCAGGTGGCGCGGCGGGCGTTGTGGAAGGTGACGCCGACGGCGGCCGTCCGGGACGGTTCGAAGCCGGAGTTCATGGGGCCGGAGCCGCGCGAGATGAGCGTGGAGATCTTCCTGGACTCCTCCGACCAGCCGGACAGCAACACGGTGATGCAGAAGGTGGAGTCGCTGTTCGACTGCTGCGAGGTCACCAGCGGCAGCATCGCCGCGAACCAGCCCTCGCCGCCGTGGGTGGTGTTCCAGTGGGGGTCGTTCTCGACCGTGCACTTCACGGCGTACGTCAGCAGTGTCGACGTGTCGTACACCCTGTTCGGTACGACCGGGGTTCCGATCCGCGCCACCTGTCAGGTCCGGCTGCACGAGATCCCCAGCAAGACCAAGGGGCAGAACCCGACCTCGGGGGCGCTGACCGCGCAGCGGGTGCACCGGGTCGTGGCGGGCGACTCGCTGCAGTCGCTGGCGTGGCGGGAGTACGGCGACACGGCCGCCTGGCGGGACATCGCCGAGGCCAACGGCATCGACGACCCGACCCGGCTGCCCACCGGCATCGAGCTGATCCTGCCGTCCGCCGGGGAGGTGCGTTCCTGATGGTGGCGACCGCGTTCTCCAACATCATCAAGGTCACCCTGGGCGGCAGCCCCCTGCCGCCCGACTTCGCTCCGCTGCTGGTGGAGGGCTGGGTGGACCAGGGGCTCGGGGTGCCCGCCTCCTTCCGGCTGACGTTCCGCGACCCGTACCGGCTCGTCCTCGGCAAGCTGGGCGTGAAGTTCGGGACGCCGGTGGTGCTGACGCCGATCGCGGACGGGCAGGGGGCCGGGGATCCGCTGCTCACGGGTGAGGTGTGCGGGCTGGAGGCCGACTACGACGGCACCGGGTCCTTCACCGTCATCCGGGGGTACGACGCCGGCCACCGCCTGATGCGTCAGCGCCGGATCGCCGCGTACCGCAACCAGAGCGCCTCCGACATCGCCCGCAAGCTGGCCGCGCAGGCCGGGGTGCCCGTGGGGAGGATCCAGTCGACGAAGACGGTCTACGAGTTCATCAGCCAGGCCAACGTCACCGACTGGGACTTCCTCGCCCGTCTCGCCGACGAGAACGAGATGGTGATGTCGGTCGACTCCAAGGGGAAGTTCCAGTTCGTCAAGCCCGACCCCGCCTCCGGGGCGCCGCCGACCTCGACCCCGGGTGAGAAGAGCCCGTACGTCCTGGAGGCCGGCACCGACATCCTGCGGCTGCGGGCCGCCGTCACCTCCGCCGAGCAGGTCGCCACCGTCGAGGCGCGCGGCTGGGACGTGACGACGAAGAAGAAGCTCACCGCGACCGCGCCCGCCACCACCAACCCCGGCATCAGCATCGGGACGACCCCGGGTGAGGCGGCCGCCAAGTTCAAGCCGACCAAACTGGTCGACGCGCAGACGCCGTACGACCGGCAGTCGGAGGTGAAGTTCGCCGCCGAGGCCCTCGCCGACGACGTCACCGGGTCCTTCGCCGAGCTGGAGGTCATCGCGCGCGGCACGCCGAAGCTGCGGCCCGGTCTGCCCGTCACCCTCGCCGACGTGGGCGCGCCCTTCGAGGGCAAGTACACGGCCACGTCCGTACGGCACGTCTTCGGCGACGGCAAGCACTACGAGGCGTGGGTGACCGTCAGCGGGCGTCAGTGGCGGTCGCTGTACGGGCTCGCCTCCGGCGGCGGGGGCGCCGCCTCGCACAACGGCCTCCACCTTCCCGGTACGACGAACGCGCTGGTGACGGACGTACAGGATCCGCTGAAGCAGGGGCGGGTGAAGCTCCAGTTCCCCTGGCTGGACGACGTGTACGTCTCCGACTGGACGCGGGTCGCGCAGTGGGGCGGCAAGGACGGCGGGTCGATCTTCCCGCTCGACGTCGGCGACGAGGTGCTGGTCGCCTTCGACCGGGGCGCCCTCGACCACCCGTACGTCATCGGCGGCCTCTACAACGGCAAGGACAAGCCGACGCCCGTGAAGGACGTGCCCCTGCACGACGGGGCGCGGCGGCGCGCCGCCCGGCACACCCTCTCCGACCGCGACGGCAACCGCGTCGACCTGCTCAGCCAGAAGACCGGCGGCCGCAAGCAGGGCGTCAGGGTGACGTCCGGGGACGACCGGCTCGTCATCAACCTGGACCGTACGAAGACCGAGATCACCGTCGACAGCAAGGGCACCGTCAAGATCACGGGCACCCGGTCGGTGTCCGTCGAGGCCGGCACCGACCTCACGCTGAGCGCGGGCCGCAAACTCACCATCAAGAGCGGCGGACTGCTCGACATCCGCGGCACAGGCGCGGTCAACCTCAAGTCGCTGACCAGCGTCGTCGCCGTGGACGCACTGGGCGCGCTCAGCCTCAAGGCGGGCGGCGCGGCCACCGTCACCGCGGGCGGCACCGTCCAGGTCAACGCCACCGCCAACGTGGGCATCCGGGCCGCCACGCTCCTGCTGCAGGGCGTCGTGATGGTCAACAACAAGCCGTATCCGATCCCGTGAGAGCCGGGCGTTCCCCCAGAAGGGTGGCCGACTGATGGCCGAACAATTCGTCGGGTCGGGCTGGGCGTTCCCCCTGCGGATCGGTCCCACCGGAGGCATCGCCCTGGTCAGCGGCGAGCGCGAGATCGAGGAGGCGATCCGGCTGATCCTCGCCACCGCGCCGGGCGAGCGCCCCATGCGCCCGGAGTTCGGCTGCGCCATCCACGACCTGGTGTTCGCGCCGGTCAACGAGGCGACGGCCGGCCGCATCCAGCACGAGGTGTACACCAGCCTGGACCGCTGGGAGCCGCGCATCGAGGTCAACGACGTCGAGGTGACGGCCGGCGCCGAGCAGGGCGTCCTGTGGATCGACGTCCGCTACTCCATCCGCGGGACCAACAACCCGCGCAGTCTCGTCTTCCCCTTCTACGTCATTCCGTCCCACGAAGAGCCGGGCCTGCCCGGTCCCTCCGGTACGGCTTCCGAAAGCGACCGCTGATGGCCCTGCCCTCCCCCAACCTGGACGACCGCCGCTTCCAGCAGTTCGTCGACGACGCCAAGCGCTACATCCAGCAGCGTGCGCCGGAGTGGACCGACCACAACGTCTCCGACCCGGGCGTCACGCTCGTCGAGACGGTCGCCCACATGGCCGACCAGATCGTCTACCGCCTCAACCGGGTCCCCGACAAGAACCATCTGGCCTTCCTGGACCTGGTCGGCATCCGGCTCTTCCCGCCGTCGGCGGCCCGCACCGAGGTCACCTTCTGGCTGTCGGCGCCCCAGGAGGAGCCGGTGCTGCTGCCGACCGGCACCGAGGTGGCGACGGTCCGCACGGAGAGCGAGGAGGCCGTCGTCTTCGCGACGGAACGCGAACTGTCCGTCGTGCCGTCCGCGTTGTCCCACCTGGTCGTCCAGCACCAGGGCGAGCCGGTCACCGACCGGACCACCGACCTCACCGAGGGCAAGGACGTGCTGTGCTTCGCCGAGGCCCCGCGCCCCGGCGACTGCATGCTGCTCGGCCTGAGCGCGGCCGTCCCGCACTGCGCGGTCGCCCTGGAACTCGACAGCCGCGTCGACGGTGTCGGCGTCGACCCCCGTCAGCCCCCGCTGGTCTGGGAGGCGTGGACGGAGGACGGCTGGCAGCCCTGCGAGGTCGACCGCGACGGCACCGGCGGCCTCAACCGGCCCGGCGAGGTCGTCCTGCACATCCCGGGCGGCCACGTCCTGTCCCGCTCCGGCGGCCAGGAGGCCGGCTGGCTGCGCTGCCGCGTCACCGAACCCCTGCCCGGTCAGCCCTTCTACACCCTCTCCCCCACCGTCCGCTCCGTCGAGGCCTTCACCGTCGGCGGCACGGCACCCGCCGTCCACGCCGAGACGGTGTACGACGAGGTGCTCGGCGAGTCGACGGGCCTGCCCGGCCAGCGACTGCGCCTGGCGAACGCCCCGGTCGTCGGCGACGACCCACCGGTCCTGCTCCAGACCGCCGAGCACGAGGGCTGGGTGGACTGGCAGGTCGTCCCCCACTTCGCCGCGTCCGGCGCGGACGACCGCCACATCACCCTCGACGCCGCCACCGGTGAGATCGCCTTCGGCCCGTCCGTCCGCGAACCCGACGGCTCCCTGCGCCAGTACGGCGCCGTCGCCCCCAAGGGCGCGTTCGTCCGCGCCCGCCGCTACCGCACGGGCGGCGGCCGGGCCGGCAACGTGGCCCGCGGCGCCGTCCGGGTGCTGCGCACCTCCGTGCCGTATGTGTCCGAGGTCGTCAACCGGGAGGCCGCGCGCGGCGGCGTCGACGGCGAGACGGTCGAGGAGGCGAAACTCCGCGCCCCGATCACGCTGCGCGCCCAGGAGCGCGCCGTCACCCTGCGGGACTACGAGGAGCTGGCGCGCCGGGCCGCCCCCGAGACCGCCCGCATCACCTGCCTGGAGGGCGAGCCCGACGAGCACGGCTCCTACGCGGTCCGGGTCCTGGTGGTCCCCCAGGCGGTCCCGGACCCCGGTGGCCGCCTGCGCTTCGAGCAACTCGTCCCCGGTGACGCCCTGTTGGACCGCATCATGCGGCACCTGGACGAACGCCGCCTCATCGGCACCCGGCTGGCGGTCGGCCCGCCGTACTACCAGGGCATCACGGTCGTCGCGACGGTCCACGCCTTCCGCGGCGTCGACACCGACCGCGTCCGCCGCCAGGCCCACGACGCGCTCTACCGCCACCTCGACCCGCTCACCGGCGGCGCGGACGGCAAGGGCTGGCCGTTCGGGCGTCCGGTGCAGTCCGGCGAGGTCTTCGCGGTGCTCCAGCGGGTCCCGGGAGTGGAGCTGGTCGACCAGGTCACCCTGCACCCCGCCGACCCCCTGACCGGCAAGCGCGGCGACGCGACCGACCGCATCGACCTGGCGGCACCGGCGCTGGTGTTCTCGTACGACCACCGGGTGCGTGTGATCGGGGACGGTTCGTGAGGGCCCCGCTGGAGAAGGGCGGGTCGCGGAGGGGGTCGGTCGACGGGCTCGGCTCCTCCGCGCCGATCGGGGCCATGTTGCCCGCCGTCTTCGCCGACGACGACCTCGCACAGCGCTTCGTCGGCGGCCTGGACGACGTGCTCGCCCCCATCCTCAACGTCCTCGACTGCCTGCCCGCCTACTTCGACCCGGCCCTCGCGCCGGTCGACTTCACCCGCTGGCTGGCCGGCTGGGTCGGCGCTGAGACCGACGGCACGGAACCGGAGGCGCGACTGCGGGCCGCCGTCGCCGCGGCCGCGTATCTGCACCGGGTGCGCGGCACCCGCCGGGGCCTCGCCGAGGCCGTCCGGCTGGCGTTCGGGGTGGACCCGGAGATCGAGGAGAGCGGCGGCTCGGCCTGGAGCGCCCGCCCCCTCGGCCCGTTCCCCGGCGACGCCCGCCCCCACCTCCACGTCACGGTCCGCCTGCCCGACCCCGGCCCGGCGGACGAACACCGCCTGGACGCCCTCGTGGCCGCCGCCCGCCCCGCCCACATGCCCTACACGGTCAAGGTGACCGTCGCCGAAAGGACCCCGGAGAGAAGATGACCACCCAGAACTGCGCCGAGTGCGGCACCCGGGCGGAACCCGGCCAGTCCTTCTGCGACGCGTGCGGGGCCGTGCTGAGCTGGACCGACCGCGACCGTGACCGGACCCCGGCGAGGGCCGCAACAGCGGCTTCCGCGACGGCGTCCCCGGCATCCTCCGACGCGGGCGCCCCCCGCGCCGCCACCTCCACCACGACGGCTGCGGCGCCGAACACGTCGACGCGCACCCGGGACGAGGACGAGGACGACGCGGAGGCCGAGGTCGAGGGCCCCTCCCCGGCCCCCCGGCCGGCCGACGCCCGGAACACCACGGCCGGGTCCGACGACCCGACCGACGCCGACGCGTCCGAGGACGACGAGGACACGACGGAAACCCCCCTGCCGGCCCTCCCCCCGGAGACGGCACCCGCCGACGGAACGGCCCCCACCACACGCGAAGACGCAACGGCCCCCACCCCCGCCCTGGGCGACACGATGGCGGCCCGGGCTCGCTCCCTGCTCGTCCCCGTCGCCGATCCGGAGGAGCCCGCGCCCGCCGCGCCCCCGTCCGTGGCGCCGGTGCTGCCGGGCGTGCCGGTGGCTGACCGGCCGCAGGTCCGCGCGCCGGGCCCGGTGCAGGGTGAGGCGGGCGGCATCGCCTGCCCCTGGTGCGCCACACCGAACCGCCCCGACCGGCACTACTGCACGCGCTGTGCGATGCCCATGACCCTGGAGGACCGTTCCTCGGTCCGGCTGCCGTGGTGGCGGCGGCTGTTCGGGCGGGGCGGGGAGACGCCGTGGGCCGGGGACCGCCCGCGTCTGCGCCGTACGTTCGACCGGATCGTGACGTGGGTGACGGCCGCGGTCGTGATCACCCTGCTGATCATCGCCGGGATGAAGGCCCCGGACGCCGTCCAGGCGACCAAGGACCACTTCGCGAAGCGGGCGGCGGTGGCGCCGGACACGTTCGCGGCGTCCCGCTCGTACCCGGGACACAAGCCCGACCTGGCCTTCGACAAGATCAACAACACCTGGTGGGGTCCGGGCGTCTCGCAGTCGGGCGAGGGCGAGTGGATCGAGGCCCGCTTCAACGAGCCGACCCGGCTGCTGGACCTGGTCATCACGCCGGGCACCTCGACCCGCGCCGAGCAGCTCACCGAGTCGGCCCTGCCGCACCGCGTGAAGGCGACGATCACACTGAAGGACGGCACCACGGCGACCCGCGAACTGGTCCTCGACCAGCAGGCGGGCGGCCAGCGCCGCGCCTTCCGCGTCGGCGAGGTCACCAAGGTCCGCTTCACGATCGAGTCGGCGTACGGGGCGTCGGCGAGCAAGCAGGTGTCGATAGCGGAGATCGAGTTCTTCGGCCCGTCGAGCGCGAACGCGTCGTAGTCGTAGGAGCAGAGGTGGGAGGAAGGGGCCGGCCGCGAGGAACCCATCCGCGACCGGCCCCTTTTCGTGCATCAGGCTTCCCGGCGTCGACGTGGGCCGGGTCGCTGATCAGCGGGCGAACTTTTCGACGGCCGCCGGGGTGACGGGGGTGAAGAAGTTGACGAGGTTGCCGTCGGGGTCGCGGAACAGCAGCGACCGGTTGCCCCAGGGCATCGTGGTGGGCCCGTTGACGAAGTCCGTGACGAAGCCCTTCAGGTCCCGGTGAACGCGGTCCACGTCGTCGACGAGGAACTCGGTGATCACACTGTGGTTGTCCGCGGGGCGGGCGGAGCCCGGGGCGAACAGCGGGACCGTGCGGGTGCCGGCGATCGCGAGGGTGGCGCCCGCGGTCCTGAGCTCGGCGAAGTCCTCGGTGGCCCACGTCGCCCGTGCCCCGGTGGCGCGCTCGTAGAACGCGACGAGGCGCGCCACGTCGCCGGTGACGATGCGGATCGAGACGAAGTCCATGGGGATCTCCTTGGCTGTGCTGGAGGCGTGCTCGTCGCAGGCTAGGAGAAATAGTGGACAGAATCGGTCCTCTATTCGCGTTAGGCTGCGGACATGCCTCGACCCACCGGCCGCGTGCTGACCCTGCTGGAGCTGCTCCAGTCGGGCGGCACCCGGACGGTGGCCGAGCTCGCCGACCGGCTCGGTGTCGAGGGGCGCACCGTGCGGCGGTACGTGGACCAGCTGATCGACCTCGACGTGCCCGTGGAGTCGGTGCGCGGCCGCTACGGCGGCTACCGGCTCGCCCCCGGGTACCGCTTGCCTCCGCTCATGCTCAGCGACGACGAGGCGCTGGCCGTGCTGCTCGGTCTGGTCGCCGGACGCCGGGCCGGGCTGACGACGACGGAGCGCACGGCGAACGAGACGGCGTCGGCGAAGATCCGGCGGGTGCTGCCCCGGCACATCGCCCACCGGCTCGACGCCCTCCTGGAAGCTCTCGCCTTCACGGACCGGCCAGGCGAGTGGGACCACCCGGACGCCGGGCTCCTGCTCACCCTCGCCGACGCGGTGCGCCACCGCCGGCCGGT
It includes:
- a CDS encoding phage tail protein — encoded protein: MSRDLDPGSTIFFTLTIDGESLGYFNGCEGLSSQVEIEHRQEGGNNGFVWALPSRVTFSTIRLTRPLTPDTAKVAKWISSITTGVTRPTAQIAALRADGSEVAKWGLIDVLPVSWQGPSLDPANPGVATEVLEITHHGFTD
- a CDS encoding CIS tube protein; the encoded protein is MAKGSRSGAGKSLVRATLSIHEPPVGTSTTPGGLRKSFEFEFNPAQLQVARRALWKVTPTAAVRDGSKPEFMGPEPREMSVEIFLDSSDQPDSNTVMQKVESLFDCCEVTSGSIAANQPSPPWVVFQWGSFSTVHFTAYVSSVDVSYTLFGTTGVPIRATCQVRLHEIPSKTKGQNPTSGALTAQRVHRVVAGDSLQSLAWREYGDTAAWRDIAEANGIDDPTRLPTGIELILPSAGEVRS
- a CDS encoding VgrG-related protein — translated: MVATAFSNIIKVTLGGSPLPPDFAPLLVEGWVDQGLGVPASFRLTFRDPYRLVLGKLGVKFGTPVVLTPIADGQGAGDPLLTGEVCGLEADYDGTGSFTVIRGYDAGHRLMRQRRIAAYRNQSASDIARKLAAQAGVPVGRIQSTKTVYEFISQANVTDWDFLARLADENEMVMSVDSKGKFQFVKPDPASGAPPTSTPGEKSPYVLEAGTDILRLRAAVTSAEQVATVEARGWDVTTKKKLTATAPATTNPGISIGTTPGEAAAKFKPTKLVDAQTPYDRQSEVKFAAEALADDVTGSFAELEVIARGTPKLRPGLPVTLADVGAPFEGKYTATSVRHVFGDGKHYEAWVTVSGRQWRSLYGLASGGGGAASHNGLHLPGTTNALVTDVQDPLKQGRVKLQFPWLDDVYVSDWTRVAQWGGKDGGSIFPLDVGDEVLVAFDRGALDHPYVIGGLYNGKDKPTPVKDVPLHDGARRRAARHTLSDRDGNRVDLLSQKTGGRKQGVRVTSGDDRLVINLDRTKTEITVDSKGTVKITGTRSVSVEAGTDLTLSAGRKLTIKSGGLLDIRGTGAVNLKSLTSVVAVDALGALSLKAGGAATVTAGGTVQVNATANVGIRAATLLLQGVVMVNNKPYPIP
- a CDS encoding GPW/gp25 family protein encodes the protein MAEQFVGSGWAFPLRIGPTGGIALVSGEREIEEAIRLILATAPGERPMRPEFGCAIHDLVFAPVNEATAGRIQHEVYTSLDRWEPRIEVNDVEVTAGAEQGVLWIDVRYSIRGTNNPRSLVFPFYVIPSHEEPGLPGPSGTASESDR
- a CDS encoding putative baseplate assembly protein; the protein is MALPSPNLDDRRFQQFVDDAKRYIQQRAPEWTDHNVSDPGVTLVETVAHMADQIVYRLNRVPDKNHLAFLDLVGIRLFPPSAARTEVTFWLSAPQEEPVLLPTGTEVATVRTESEEAVVFATERELSVVPSALSHLVVQHQGEPVTDRTTDLTEGKDVLCFAEAPRPGDCMLLGLSAAVPHCAVALELDSRVDGVGVDPRQPPLVWEAWTEDGWQPCEVDRDGTGGLNRPGEVVLHIPGGHVLSRSGGQEAGWLRCRVTEPLPGQPFYTLSPTVRSVEAFTVGGTAPAVHAETVYDEVLGESTGLPGQRLRLANAPVVGDDPPVLLQTAEHEGWVDWQVVPHFAASGADDRHITLDAATGEIAFGPSVREPDGSLRQYGAVAPKGAFVRARRYRTGGGRAGNVARGAVRVLRTSVPYVSEVVNREAARGGVDGETVEEAKLRAPITLRAQERAVTLRDYEELARRAAPETARITCLEGEPDEHGSYAVRVLVVPQAVPDPGGRLRFEQLVPGDALLDRIMRHLDERRLIGTRLAVGPPYYQGITVVATVHAFRGVDTDRVRRQAHDALYRHLDPLTGGADGKGWPFGRPVQSGEVFAVLQRVPGVELVDQVTLHPADPLTGKRGDATDRIDLAAPALVFSYDHRVRVIGDGS
- a CDS encoding phage tail protein; translation: MLPAVFADDDLAQRFVGGLDDVLAPILNVLDCLPAYFDPALAPVDFTRWLAGWVGAETDGTEPEARLRAAVAAAAYLHRVRGTRRGLAEAVRLAFGVDPEIEESGGSAWSARPLGPFPGDARPHLHVTVRLPDPGPADEHRLDALVAAARPAHMPYTVKVTVAERTPERR
- a CDS encoding NADase-type glycan-binding domain-containing protein, translated to MTTQNCAECGTRAEPGQSFCDACGAVLSWTDRDRDRTPARAATAASATASPASSDAGAPRAATSTTTAAAPNTSTRTRDEDEDDAEAEVEGPSPAPRPADARNTTAGSDDPTDADASEDDEDTTETPLPALPPETAPADGTAPTTREDATAPTPALGDTMAARARSLLVPVADPEEPAPAAPPSVAPVLPGVPVADRPQVRAPGPVQGEAGGIACPWCATPNRPDRHYCTRCAMPMTLEDRSSVRLPWWRRLFGRGGETPWAGDRPRLRRTFDRIVTWVTAAVVITLLIIAGMKAPDAVQATKDHFAKRAAVAPDTFAASRSYPGHKPDLAFDKINNTWWGPGVSQSGEGEWIEARFNEPTRLLDLVITPGTSTRAEQLTESALPHRVKATITLKDGTTATRELVLDQQAGGQRRAFRVGEVTKVRFTIESAYGASASKQVSIAEIEFFGPSSANAS
- a CDS encoding VOC family protein, whose product is MDFVSIRIVTGDVARLVAFYERATGARATWATEDFAELRTAGATLAIAGTRTVPLFAPGSARPADNHSVITEFLVDDVDRVHRDLKGFVTDFVNGPTTMPWGNRSLLFRDPDGNLVNFFTPVTPAAVEKFAR